One window of Klebsiella quasivariicola genomic DNA carries:
- a CDS encoding gluconeogenesis factor YvcK family protein — protein sequence MKRVVLFSGGSACRSLNNALCREDVSLTRIVPAWDSGGSSRTIRLSLDMLSVGDIRQALMTMAHGEKRSGDVVRICNTRLSSDLQSQDARTEFTAYLEGYHPLLERLEPGLRGAIVNYLKTFAAEAGNTFDYRNGSIGNFILSGAYLAHNRDINTAIFVFRKLCGISGNVWPSSLCNDLTLSATLNDGKIVSPQDQITKMAESDASTGIKNIELRTSDGHAPGANPVVLEAIRDADLIVFGPGSFYTSILPHLQVEGITSAVSQSGCPVVFISNILQCKESLGLGLREVSERFEREWKTQSSNVALPVLYLFGNRRFLAIDKYVNGFAYLSDEVSECEEYRVVLDEFEDVWERGKHDGTAVAAKLLALTDGSVLSL from the coding sequence GTGGTTCTGTTTTCAGGAGGGAGTGCCTGTCGCTCACTGAATAATGCTTTGTGCCGGGAGGATGTCTCTCTGACCCGCATAGTGCCTGCCTGGGACAGTGGCGGGAGCTCGAGAACAATCAGACTGAGTCTCGATATGCTTTCTGTTGGAGATATTCGTCAGGCCCTGATGACGATGGCTCATGGGGAAAAACGGTCGGGTGACGTCGTGCGCATTTGTAACACACGTTTATCCTCCGATCTGCAGTCTCAGGATGCGAGAACGGAATTTACAGCCTACCTGGAGGGATATCACCCTCTACTTGAAAGGCTGGAGCCCGGTCTCCGGGGGGCTATCGTAAATTACCTGAAAACCTTTGCAGCAGAAGCCGGCAATACCTTTGATTACCGAAATGGCAGTATCGGGAATTTTATTCTTTCAGGTGCCTATCTGGCGCATAACAGAGATATCAACACTGCCATTTTTGTGTTCAGAAAGCTTTGCGGAATTTCAGGTAACGTCTGGCCTTCATCGCTCTGTAACGATCTCACTCTGTCAGCAACGCTGAATGACGGAAAAATTGTTTCGCCTCAGGACCAGATAACCAAGATGGCAGAATCGGATGCTTCAACGGGCATCAAAAATATTGAATTACGCACGTCTGACGGTCATGCTCCTGGCGCCAACCCGGTGGTACTGGAAGCAATCAGGGATGCTGATCTCATTGTATTTGGTCCGGGAAGTTTCTATACCAGCATTCTTCCTCATCTTCAGGTCGAAGGGATCACATCGGCTGTATCGCAGTCAGGATGTCCGGTTGTGTTTATCAGTAATATCCTTCAGTGCAAGGAGAGCCTGGGTCTTGGGTTAAGAGAAGTGTCAGAACGTTTTGAACGGGAATGGAAAACCCAGAGCAGTAATGTAGCTTTGCCGGTTCTGTATCTCTTTGGCAACCGTCGATTTCTCGCTATAGATAAATACGTTAACGGATTTGCTTATCTGAGTGATGAGGTCAGTGAATGCGAGGAATATCGTGTTGTGCTGGATGAGTTTGAAGATGTTTGGGAACGGGGAAAACATGATGGTACAGCCGTAGCAGCGAAGCTGCTTGCTCTGACTGATGGCTCTGTTCTGTCTCTATAA
- a CDS encoding LacI family DNA-binding transcriptional regulator, giving the protein MVKMTDVARHAGVSIATVSRVLSGANVVSPDTHKRVMDVIAETGYAINQTAQSLSTQSAENIGLLVSEAVYKTRYFPELIRLTAHFAQEHNKKLIITDARADAEDERQGIARLENQQCAVILIMSVSMGSAELGRIIERSAADIILINKRLIQNPRHAIWVDYQPCILRLVEMLTRYERDDIAILGDFSPGTPDCEIIEQFRCAARKLKLPRSKYHLVPCARNFQAGRMAMSGLLSGKKSVSAVITCNTEIYNGVSQALSEQQIPVSPLLITFDEIYDPVLEHQDVNVVVINYPELIREALHKAAALFHNAPGTDQRYSGEILS; this is encoded by the coding sequence ATGGTTAAGATGACTGATGTCGCCCGTCACGCGGGCGTCTCTATCGCGACAGTATCAAGGGTGTTATCGGGAGCAAACGTTGTGTCCCCGGACACGCATAAAAGAGTCATGGATGTTATCGCTGAAACAGGTTACGCCATTAACCAGACTGCACAGAGTTTATCGACTCAGTCTGCGGAAAATATTGGTTTGCTGGTCAGTGAGGCTGTATATAAAACACGGTATTTTCCTGAGCTCATCCGGCTCACCGCGCATTTTGCGCAGGAGCATAACAAGAAACTTATTATAACGGATGCCAGGGCTGATGCTGAGGATGAACGGCAGGGCATCGCCCGTCTGGAGAATCAGCAGTGTGCAGTGATATTGATCATGAGTGTATCGATGGGTAGCGCAGAGTTGGGGCGAATAATTGAGCGCTCTGCAGCAGATATCATTCTTATTAATAAACGGTTAATACAAAATCCGCGCCATGCTATCTGGGTGGATTATCAACCATGTATTCTCAGATTGGTGGAGATGTTAACCCGCTATGAGCGTGATGATATCGCCATACTCGGTGATTTCTCGCCGGGAACGCCTGACTGCGAGATTATTGAACAATTCAGGTGTGCTGCCAGGAAGCTCAAACTGCCTCGTTCGAAATATCATCTGGTTCCCTGCGCAAGGAATTTTCAGGCGGGGCGCATGGCCATGTCTGGCCTCCTGTCGGGCAAAAAGTCCGTATCTGCTGTCATTACCTGCAATACTGAAATCTATAATGGCGTATCACAGGCCCTGTCCGAACAGCAGATACCTGTTTCCCCTTTACTGATTACGTTTGATGAAATTTACGATCCGGTACTTGAGCATCAGGATGTTAATGTTGTCGTCATAAATTATCCGGAACTTATCAGGGAAGCACTACATAAAGCAGCAGCGCTGTTTCACAATGCACCCGGCACTGACCAAAGGTATTCAGGGGAAATCTTATCCTGA
- a CDS encoding MFS transporter, with protein sequence MSISLLERYQRLGTKLILFITGFSSSSWAVVVPYARANTGVNEATLGTLLLCLGGGALLAMPLTGYLTAKYNCKKVIRASVWSIISSLPLLSLITSPLLLAAALLIFGTGIGITAGAINIQSVIVEKKAGKPLMSGFHSMYSCGGIAGAGLMTVLLSVGISISVATAFVSVVVIALLIISQKGLLTESSHVEGPTFAKPKGIVLWMGIICFSVFLAEGTVLDWSAVFLTEIRDVAESNGGLGFATFALAMTFARLIGDRIITGLGAIPVVIAGALIAAAGFALVLFIPDWKISLAGYALVGLGCANIVPVMFSAAGRQAVMPAAVAIPAVTTMGYLGVLAGPAIVGYVAHFSTLPAAFICISVLMILVALMTLKTRNVMVGRICSAESGA encoded by the coding sequence ATGTCCATTTCATTACTGGAACGCTATCAGCGCTTAGGTACAAAACTCATTTTGTTTATCACGGGATTTAGCTCGTCTTCGTGGGCCGTGGTGGTGCCTTATGCCAGGGCCAATACTGGTGTAAACGAAGCGACGTTAGGTACCCTTCTACTTTGTCTCGGTGGTGGCGCATTGCTGGCCATGCCACTTACTGGATATCTGACGGCAAAATACAACTGCAAAAAGGTTATCCGGGCTTCCGTCTGGAGTATTATTTCCTCACTTCCTTTACTCTCATTGATCACCTCACCGCTGCTGCTGGCGGCAGCGCTGCTGATATTTGGGACCGGAATCGGTATTACTGCCGGGGCCATCAATATCCAGTCTGTCATCGTGGAAAAAAAAGCCGGTAAACCGCTTATGTCTGGCTTTCACAGCATGTACAGCTGCGGAGGGATCGCCGGTGCCGGGCTTATGACCGTACTTCTTTCTGTGGGTATATCGATTTCTGTTGCGACGGCGTTTGTCTCGGTAGTGGTGATTGCGCTGCTTATTATCAGTCAAAAGGGGCTCCTGACTGAATCCAGCCATGTGGAAGGCCCCACTTTTGCGAAGCCAAAAGGGATTGTCCTGTGGATGGGGATTATTTGCTTCAGTGTCTTTCTTGCAGAAGGCACGGTACTTGACTGGAGCGCCGTTTTCCTGACGGAAATCAGGGACGTGGCTGAATCTAACGGTGGGCTAGGTTTCGCGACATTTGCGTTGGCAATGACTTTTGCCAGACTGATTGGGGACCGCATCATTACAGGGCTGGGCGCTATACCGGTTGTGATTGCTGGGGCTCTCATCGCTGCCGCCGGGTTTGCGCTGGTGCTATTCATCCCAGACTGGAAAATATCCCTGGCCGGATATGCGTTAGTGGGCTTGGGTTGCGCCAATATTGTTCCTGTCATGTTCTCCGCAGCAGGGCGACAGGCTGTCATGCCTGCAGCGGTGGCAATTCCAGCTGTGACAACGATGGGTTACCTTGGCGTTCTGGCAGGGCCTGCCATCGTCGGGTATGTTGCCCACTTCAGCACATTACCCGCAGCGTTCATCTGTATTAGCGTGCTGATGATCCTGGTCGCCCTGATGACCCTGAAAACGAGAAACGTGATGGTCGGGAGAATCTGCTCGGCTGAATCAGGAGCCTGA
- a CDS encoding inositol monophosphatase family protein has product MLAIPDVSFLNQLAALSEDLILKEHAAAVNQQGGRDITNHELHYGCSGKIQGILKDYISTAFPGHTVFDSSRDESCDEFVWSVDVFNMERLNDRGIPARGATAGLSHRGKIVAGMVVSPFTRERFWAEGAEAMACSPFGEFRLNTRRNIQLHQSIMHVSEGDYFEDATRKGIQSLSSRVLMSRWGDPCHAMTMLAAGYIDLCVIHPDKMSAFSPLILLVKNAGGCVTELSGPNSGYLASSGPVLHAEVLRVLNSSK; this is encoded by the coding sequence GTGTTAGCAATTCCTGATGTGAGTTTTCTGAACCAACTCGCTGCGTTATCTGAAGATCTCATTCTGAAGGAGCACGCAGCGGCCGTAAATCAACAGGGAGGGAGGGATATTACTAATCACGAACTCCATTATGGCTGCAGTGGCAAAATCCAGGGCATTTTAAAGGACTATATTTCGACGGCATTCCCTGGACACACCGTGTTTGACAGCAGTCGGGATGAGTCATGTGATGAATTTGTATGGTCTGTTGATGTTTTTAATATGGAAAGGCTGAACGACCGTGGCATTCCTGCGAGAGGTGCCACCGCCGGATTATCTCACCGGGGAAAAATCGTGGCTGGCATGGTCGTCAGCCCCTTCACACGGGAACGTTTCTGGGCGGAGGGCGCCGAAGCCATGGCCTGCAGTCCTTTCGGTGAATTTCGACTTAATACCAGAAGAAATATCCAGTTGCATCAGTCGATTATGCACGTCAGTGAAGGCGACTATTTCGAAGATGCCACCCGGAAAGGTATTCAAAGCCTGTCGTCCCGAGTGCTGATGTCAAGATGGGGCGATCCGTGCCACGCCATGACCATGCTGGCTGCCGGTTATATCGATTTGTGCGTCATTCATCCCGATAAGATGAGTGCGTTCTCACCCCTGATCCTGCTGGTAAAAAATGCTGGCGGATGTGTGACAGAGCTATCCGGACCGAATTCCGGCTATCTGGCCAGTTCCGGGCCAGTTCTGCATGCTGAAGTCCTCAGAGTACTTAATTCATCTAAATAA
- a CDS encoding DeoR/GlpR family DNA-binding transcription regulator produces the protein MLDYATFPDQRQEYIKESLRETGRVFVAELASTLNVSEHTIRRDLHELSKDGFCKKVYGGAVIIIPEVSDFTVRKSLNTSSKSKIAHKCAQLVKPDTCIFIDSGTTNLVMAEAVPEDIGLTVVTNSPEIATVLLNKPLCEVIILGGQIQKGVNGCIGSTALAQIQGINFDQAFIGGCAMAPESGLTGYDYADCEFKKAVIQQSSENIVALTAEKMPGVARYVVAKSTDIDVIVTEENTVKEYVNAFKGLDIRVHQV, from the coding sequence ATGCTCGATTATGCAACTTTCCCCGACCAACGACAAGAGTACATAAAAGAATCTCTTCGTGAGACCGGCAGAGTGTTTGTCGCCGAATTAGCCAGTACCCTCAATGTATCTGAACACACGATTCGCCGTGATTTACATGAACTTAGCAAAGATGGATTTTGCAAAAAGGTCTATGGTGGGGCGGTAATCATCATCCCTGAAGTGAGTGATTTTACCGTCAGAAAATCGCTGAACACCTCATCAAAGAGCAAAATCGCGCATAAATGTGCACAACTGGTTAAGCCAGATACCTGCATTTTCATTGATTCAGGAACAACTAATCTGGTCATGGCAGAGGCTGTTCCTGAAGACATTGGCTTAACCGTGGTGACGAATTCGCCTGAAATAGCGACTGTGCTTCTGAATAAACCATTATGCGAAGTGATCATACTTGGCGGGCAGATTCAAAAGGGTGTGAACGGTTGTATCGGTTCCACTGCCTTAGCTCAGATCCAGGGAATAAATTTTGATCAGGCATTTATTGGTGGATGTGCGATGGCCCCGGAATCAGGATTAACGGGTTACGACTATGCTGACTGTGAATTCAAAAAAGCCGTCATACAACAAAGCAGCGAAAATATTGTTGCTCTAACGGCAGAGAAAATGCCCGGTGTTGCAAGATATGTTGTGGCAAAAAGTACCGATATCGATGTCATTGTGACAGAGGAAAATACAGTAAAGGAATATGTTAATGCATTCAAAGGCCTGGACATTCGTGTTCATCAGGTCTGA
- a CDS encoding helix-turn-helix domain-containing protein, translating to MKITGTAQAEFLALPTHSKAKVIHTIDRFLLGDGFSTLVRVDDNLTGIQTEGAGIQRVIFIRRTVEGEVILGVAMKKKMRFNQNDALAFLADRLDLSKPTNHEYWNNFRKEALTVTAVKSGFENEVLKETLQKTLMKWRSIAGLTRQQLANKMGVSYKYLCSIEANPSKVSIITLYHYAKKCNVKSPQIYL from the coding sequence ATGAAAATAACTGGAACAGCACAGGCTGAGTTTTTAGCTCTCCCGACCCACTCTAAGGCGAAGGTGATACATACTATCGACAGGTTCCTGCTCGGCGATGGTTTCTCTACCCTGGTAAGGGTGGATGATAATTTAACAGGGATTCAAACAGAAGGAGCAGGCATCCAAAGAGTTATTTTCATTCGCAGAACCGTTGAAGGTGAGGTAATTCTAGGCGTAGCGATGAAGAAAAAGATGCGTTTCAACCAGAATGACGCCTTAGCATTTTTGGCAGACCGACTGGACTTATCAAAACCAACTAACCATGAATACTGGAATAATTTCAGAAAAGAGGCACTTACTGTAACAGCGGTAAAAAGCGGCTTTGAAAATGAAGTTTTAAAGGAAACTCTCCAGAAAACACTGATGAAATGGCGCAGTATCGCTGGCCTGACTCGACAACAACTCGCCAACAAAATGGGGGTGTCTTACAAATACCTATGTAGTATAGAAGCAAACCCATCCAAAGTGAGCATCATTACCCTTTACCATTATGCTAAGAAGTGTAATGTCAAAAGCCCTCAAATTTATCTATAA